The following coding sequences are from one Shewanella eurypsychrophilus window:
- a CDS encoding sterol desaturase family protein: MEFSVLIAHPEMLLIALAPIFFICILLEWYLGDRRKKLPANARYHLPEVLCNFGLAGMHQGADILTGLLIAKLYLMFFGWRLFDIEMNAITFVLLMIAQDFCYYWFHRASHRVRWMWAAHVAHHSSESMNFSTAFRQSLMYPLAGMWIFWLPLVVLGFDPNWVIFVVLLNLGLQFFVHTQAIKTLGPIEWIFNTPSHHRVHHGRNPQYIDKNYAGVLIIWDRLFGTYVKEEETVEYGITKPINSFNPLVVTFSEWKSMFSEAFSPGLTLKTRLGHLLLPPRDNDEP, from the coding sequence ATGGAATTTAGTGTACTTATAGCTCACCCGGAAATGCTGCTTATTGCATTAGCACCGATATTTTTTATCTGTATTTTACTTGAATGGTATCTGGGTGACAGAAGAAAAAAACTGCCAGCTAATGCCCGCTATCATCTGCCTGAAGTGCTGTGTAACTTTGGCTTGGCTGGAATGCATCAAGGGGCGGATATCCTAACGGGTTTACTGATAGCTAAACTCTATCTGATGTTTTTTGGCTGGCGTTTATTTGATATCGAGATGAATGCCATCACTTTTGTACTGCTCATGATAGCCCAGGACTTTTGTTACTATTGGTTCCATCGTGCGAGTCACAGAGTGCGTTGGATGTGGGCGGCCCATGTAGCCCATCATAGTTCGGAAAGTATGAATTTCAGTACCGCATTCAGGCAATCCCTCATGTATCCGCTCGCAGGTATGTGGATTTTCTGGCTACCTCTGGTGGTGCTAGGTTTCGATCCTAATTGGGTGATATTTGTAGTCTTACTCAATCTTGGTCTGCAGTTCTTTGTGCATACTCAGGCAATTAAAACCTTAGGCCCCATCGAGTGGATATTTAATACGCCTTCGCACCACAGAGTGCACCATGGTCGCAATCCGCAATACATAGATAAGAACTATGCTGGCGTGCTGATCATCTGGGATCGCTTATTTGGTACTTATGTCAAAGAGGAGGAAACGGTGGAGTACGGTATTACTAAGCCGATAAATAGCTTTAACCCGCTAGTGGTCACTTTCAGCGAATGGAAATCTATGTTCAGTGAAGCATTTTCGCCAGGGCTAACATTGAAGACCCGCTTAGGGCATCTGTTATTGCCGCCACGTGACAATGATGAGCCTTAA
- a CDS encoding DUF2804 domain-containing protein — translation MGITQTRPGQIQTVAAPKEIIDSQGKPIFGYFDGPISSLALDKFNYLNEMDKPASSLKKYFDFKQFQFVSLVTPRFIIGVAIADIRYVGSAFCYLYDVSKNTITETSWLKPLGMGYQLTPSPMSGDAHIKSSKGSVQFKLVNGEWQLIISTATINAELTLDTLPLSLPISLCTPTGYSGWTYTQKHNGLKPKGSLTIHGEAQPLNQALAGYDFSAGFMRRETSWRWASINAHTPDGVMGLNLAAGVNETGGSENVFWINGERHLLGPVHFDFLRGGGNALDIEAAWRIYSYDGQVDLTFQPKNCRSEKLNLILLKSNFRQYIGEYSGHIIDNFGHKHKLDNVLGLTEDHFARW, via the coding sequence ATGGGAATCACACAAACTAGGCCAGGACAAATACAGACTGTAGCCGCGCCTAAGGAGATTATTGATAGCCAAGGTAAGCCCATTTTTGGTTACTTTGATGGTCCGATCTCATCCCTAGCACTGGATAAGTTTAACTACCTCAATGAAATGGATAAGCCTGCTTCATCTTTAAAGAAATATTTCGATTTCAAACAGTTTCAATTTGTGAGTCTGGTGACTCCTCGGTTTATTATTGGGGTCGCTATTGCAGATATACGCTATGTTGGTAGCGCATTTTGTTATTTGTATGATGTGAGTAAAAATACCATTACCGAGACCTCATGGCTTAAACCACTTGGTATGGGTTATCAGCTAACGCCATCGCCAATGTCCGGTGATGCTCATATCAAGAGTTCAAAAGGCAGTGTTCAGTTTAAGTTGGTTAATGGCGAGTGGCAGCTGATTATATCAACGGCAACGATAAATGCAGAATTGACACTCGACACGCTGCCCTTAAGTCTTCCTATATCACTCTGCACGCCAACAGGTTACAGCGGTTGGACCTATACCCAAAAACATAATGGCTTGAAGCCTAAGGGAAGTCTGACTATCCATGGTGAAGCGCAGCCTTTAAATCAGGCATTAGCGGGTTATGACTTCTCTGCTGGTTTTATGCGTAGGGAAACCAGCTGGCGTTGGGCCAGTATTAATGCTCATACCCCTGATGGGGTGATGGGGCTGAACTTGGCGGCCGGTGTTAATGAAACGGGTGGCAGTGAAAATGTATTTTGGATTAATGGCGAGCGCCACCTTTTAGGGCCGGTTCACTTTGATTTTTTAAGGGGCGGTGGAAACGCTTTGGATATTGAAGCTGCTTGGCGAATATACTCATATGACGGTCAAGTCGATCTCACTTTTCAACCTAAAAATTGTCGCTCGGAAAAGTTGAATCTTATATTGCTCAAAAGCAACTTTAGGCAATATATCGGGGAGTATAGTGGCCATATAATCGATAACTTCGGTCATAAGCATAAGCTAGATAACGTATTGGGATTGACCGAAGACCACTTTGCTCGCTGGTAA
- a CDS encoding porin family protein gives MLKPVFTWLTLAVPALTFSQFVGADESRHYIGGTLGYGFHDFETKEHGTANFSDSITADIYYRYMVNDNFGVEVGGMSGSGGAFSIFSDIWHDVKSLSYRGVRTSAYGKLPLSASNSLYAKAGATHQWIDYDITQDKDRLGVSETDSGFYGAIGWEFRFNNGLGLNAEYQYVPMSNLTLKSYNVGVNYAF, from the coding sequence ATGCTTAAGCCTGTTTTTACTTGGTTAACACTTGCAGTGCCAGCCCTCACCTTTAGTCAGTTTGTGGGTGCAGATGAATCTCGTCACTACATTGGCGGAACATTAGGCTATGGTTTCCATGATTTTGAAACTAAAGAGCATGGTACAGCTAACTTCAGTGACAGCATTACTGCGGACATCTATTACCGTTATATGGTTAACGATAACTTTGGTGTCGAAGTTGGCGGCATGTCCGGTTCGGGTGGGGCATTTAGCATTTTTTCTGATATTTGGCACGATGTTAAAAGCCTAAGCTATCGTGGCGTTCGAACCAGTGCATACGGAAAATTACCTCTGAGTGCCAGTAATAGCTTATACGCCAAAGCGGGCGCCACTCATCAATGGATTGATTATGATATCACTCAAGATAAGGACAGGTTAGGTGTGAGCGAAACTGACAGTGGCTTTTATGGTGCGATAGGTTGGGAGTTCAGATTTAATAATGGCTTAGGTTTAAACGCTGAATACCAATATGTACCTATGAGTAACTTGACGCTGAAAAGTTACAACGTGGGGGTTAATTACGCTTTTTAG
- a CDS encoding YajG family lipoprotein codes for MKHLPLLLAASVFLSACASQAPSHIALNPQVPEVQTQTRSMLPLAIETIDTRSANFIVRFNNADKAAKLVSPSEAPRKQMDQVFREGFTKAGYQIDPSSVKHMQIQIEQLLTDVNESTFGFEAKSNIIINIIAKNSTQELTKRYSARGTLSGPFSADFATLELEMNKLLGQLSGDILNDPELNNFIQQ; via the coding sequence ATGAAACATCTTCCTTTACTATTGGCAGCCTCCGTTTTTCTCTCTGCTTGTGCGAGTCAAGCTCCTAGTCATATCGCATTAAATCCACAAGTTCCTGAAGTGCAAACTCAGACTCGTTCGATGCTTCCTCTTGCCATAGAAACGATTGATACCCGCTCGGCAAACTTCATCGTAAGATTTAACAACGCTGATAAAGCCGCAAAGTTGGTCAGTCCCTCTGAAGCGCCTAGAAAACAGATGGATCAAGTCTTTCGTGAAGGGTTTACCAAAGCCGGATACCAAATCGATCCGAGCTCAGTTAAACATATGCAGATACAGATAGAGCAACTGCTGACCGATGTGAATGAGTCAACGTTCGGTTTCGAAGCTAAGAGCAATATCATCATCAATATTATTGCTAAAAATAGTACTCAAGAGCTGACTAAGCGTTATTCTGCTCGCGGTACCTTATCGGGCCCTTTCAGTGCGGATTTTGCCACTCTCGAGTTAGAGATGAATAAACTTCTCGGCCAGCTCAGTGGCGATATACTCAATGATCCTGAACTGAACAATTTCATTCAACAATGA
- a CDS encoding peptidylprolyl isomerase has protein sequence MFSKIFTIVIFSICMSVSPIATAIDIQPNTLYPQVELDTSMGKIVIELDRTRAPITVDNFLTYVVSGHYDNTLFHRVIADFVVQGGGLDLKQEEKPYEAPIINESGNGLSNSFGTIAMARENDPHSATSQFYFNVADNERLDPSSRRWGYAVFGEITQGEEVLNAMAAVVTEHNNKLDWPDFPVKDVILKKATLIPRK, from the coding sequence ATGTTCAGCAAAATATTCACCATTGTCATATTTAGCATTTGCATGAGTGTCAGCCCTATCGCAACGGCCATCGATATCCAACCCAATACGCTTTATCCTCAAGTAGAACTTGATACCAGTATGGGTAAGATTGTCATTGAGCTAGATAGAACAAGAGCGCCTATAACCGTCGATAATTTTCTGACTTATGTCGTTAGTGGGCATTATGACAACACCCTTTTTCACCGTGTTATTGCTGACTTTGTGGTTCAAGGAGGCGGACTAGACCTTAAACAGGAAGAGAAGCCTTATGAAGCCCCTATCATCAACGAATCAGGTAACGGGCTATCAAATAGCTTTGGTACCATCGCAATGGCCCGAGAGAATGATCCTCACTCAGCGACCAGTCAGTTCTACTTTAATGTTGCAGATAATGAGCGCTTAGACCCATCATCAAGGCGCTGGGGGTATGCAGTATTTGGTGAGATCACCCAAGGCGAAGAAGTGCTTAACGCCATGGCTGCTGTTGTGACTGAACACAACAATAAGCTCGATTGGCCTGACTTTCCGGTAAAAGATGTCATTTTAAAGAAAGCGACACTAATACCTCGTAAATAG
- a CDS encoding AmpG family muropeptide MFS transporter codes for MSLAIQSTSSRIKDALSIYMHKRVLILLLLGFSAGLPLMLVFSTLSFWLREAGVDRAAIGYFSWIALTYAFKWAWSPLVDRMSLPIFTRLFGRRRGWMVFAQLCLVGAIIGMSYSDPLVDLERLAICAFLLALASATQDIVIDAFRIESAPEKMQAALAAAYQVGYRGAMIVATAGALTIAAWVDPGNDGYNLESWQTAYFVMALLMSVGIITTLFSKEPTVDTKSADENELQLKLKFAQKYPATIATPLAWLYSASVLPFIDFFKRYGKSAILILLLISCYRISDIVMGIMANVFYVDMGFSKEEIAFVSKVYGLIMTLVGAAFGGLLIVRYGTMKILFLGALLVAVTNLLFAWQAHIGYNMSFLTFAISVDNFSAGIATAAFIAYLSSLTSSGYSATQYALLSSIMILFPKFIAGFSGVYVDAFGYVNFFIAASLIGFPVLILVYIVDKRTRHDDDITDESNEVSVTKP; via the coding sequence ATGTCATTAGCTATTCAATCTACATCTTCCCGCATTAAAGACGCACTATCGATATATATGCACAAGCGCGTACTGATCCTGCTACTGCTTGGCTTCTCTGCTGGCTTACCACTCATGCTGGTGTTCTCGACGCTGTCATTCTGGTTAAGAGAGGCTGGTGTTGATCGAGCAGCTATAGGTTACTTTAGCTGGATTGCACTCACCTATGCCTTTAAATGGGCATGGTCACCACTCGTGGATCGCATGTCTTTACCCATATTTACCCGCTTATTTGGACGCCGAAGAGGCTGGATGGTCTTCGCCCAATTATGTCTAGTCGGCGCCATTATTGGAATGTCCTATAGTGATCCCTTGGTCGACTTAGAACGATTAGCAATATGCGCTTTTTTATTAGCTTTAGCGTCCGCGACCCAAGATATTGTCATCGATGCCTTTCGAATTGAGTCAGCACCAGAAAAAATGCAAGCCGCATTAGCGGCGGCATATCAAGTGGGCTATCGCGGGGCGATGATTGTCGCCACCGCAGGCGCGTTAACCATTGCCGCTTGGGTTGATCCTGGTAACGATGGATACAATCTCGAGTCATGGCAAACAGCTTACTTTGTGATGGCATTACTGATGTCGGTCGGTATTATTACGACTCTTTTCAGTAAAGAGCCAACAGTTGATACTAAAAGCGCTGACGAAAATGAGTTACAACTTAAGCTGAAATTTGCACAGAAATACCCTGCAACAATAGCAACACCACTCGCCTGGCTATACAGTGCCAGTGTATTGCCTTTTATCGATTTTTTTAAGCGGTACGGTAAAAGTGCTATCCTGATTTTATTACTGATTTCATGTTATCGCATTTCAGATATCGTCATGGGTATTATGGCCAATGTGTTCTATGTCGACATGGGGTTCAGTAAAGAAGAAATTGCATTTGTTAGCAAAGTTTATGGCCTGATTATGACCTTAGTTGGTGCAGCATTTGGAGGGCTATTGATCGTTCGCTACGGGACAATGAAAATTCTATTTCTTGGAGCATTATTAGTCGCTGTCACGAATCTTCTTTTCGCATGGCAGGCTCATATTGGCTACAATATGTCCTTTTTAACCTTTGCCATTTCAGTCGATAACTTCAGTGCCGGAATTGCTACTGCGGCATTCATTGCTTATTTATCTAGCCTCACAAGCAGCGGATACAGTGCAACACAATATGCCTTGCTGTCTTCGATAATGATACTCTTCCCCAAGTTTATAGCTGGATTTTCAGGTGTCTACGTCGATGCATTTGGTTATGTAAACTTCTTTATTGCAGCCAGTTTAATTGGTTTCCCCGTATTGATTCTGGTCTATATTGTCGATAAGCGCACACGCCATGATGACGATATTACAGACGAATCAAATGAGGTTTCGGTCACTAAACCTTAG
- a CDS encoding YajQ family cyclic di-GMP-binding protein — MPSMDIVSEVDEVELRNAVDNSVRELKTRFDFRGKEASIEYKDHIVTLSAEDDFQCNQLVDILRMQMSKRNVDPGSMDVDEKAIHSGKTFSLKVRFKEGIESLIAKKLVKKIKDSKLKVQSAIQGDSVRVTGKKRDDLQAVMALAREADLGQPFQFNNFRD; from the coding sequence ATGCCATCAATGGATATAGTTTCTGAAGTCGATGAAGTGGAGCTGCGTAACGCCGTAGATAACTCGGTACGTGAGCTTAAGACTCGTTTTGATTTTCGTGGGAAAGAAGCGAGTATTGAATATAAAGATCACATAGTCACTCTTTCTGCCGAAGATGATTTTCAGTGCAATCAGCTGGTGGACATATTGCGTATGCAGATGAGTAAACGTAATGTTGATCCAGGATCAATGGATGTTGATGAAAAAGCCATTCACAGCGGAAAAACCTTCTCTTTGAAAGTTAGGTTTAAAGAGGGTATTGAAAGCTTAATCGCGAAGAAGCTAGTCAAGAAGATCAAAGACAGCAAACTTAAAGTACAGTCGGCGATTCAGGGTGACTCGGTTCGTGTTACAGGTAAGAAGCGTGATGACTTGCAAGCCGTGATGGCATTGGCACGTGAAGCAGATTTAGGTCAGCCTTTTCAGTTTAATAATTTCAGAGACTAG
- a CDS encoding VanZ family protein, which translates to MISRRLIFKLILALALIVISYLVFSRPNYPQLIPNMDKVGHLGSFFCLSLLTYLAFRPKWYLLTTTLAIYAVFIELVQSRLPYRSASLADFIADMAGVLLFYFCLWSYLRYFKAAKLTDSS; encoded by the coding sequence TTGATATCAAGACGACTAATTTTTAAATTAATTCTGGCTTTAGCGCTGATAGTGATCAGTTACTTGGTTTTCTCACGGCCTAATTATCCCCAGCTAATACCCAATATGGACAAAGTTGGCCATCTTGGTAGTTTCTTCTGCCTATCACTACTCACCTACCTGGCGTTCCGGCCTAAATGGTACCTACTGACTACAACATTGGCGATCTATGCAGTGTTCATAGAGCTAGTTCAATCGAGACTGCCCTATCGAAGCGCTTCATTAGCCGACTTTATTGCCGATATGGCAGGCGTGCTACTCTTCTATTTCTGTCTCTGGAGTTACCTGCGTTACTTTAAAGCTGCAAAACTTACCGACTCCAGCTAA
- a CDS encoding ketopantoate reductase family protein: MPADKPAMSNKSTHIAILGAGAIGQLIFHQLAPAKQIPYFFVRGESRDEQVLSFCALSGKKSQTIARLVNLTEDKKQCSERSGEDSVYSLAVQTRLLIVCVKAYQVKAALKNLLPQLPTSCHILLLHNGMGPHLEIAPMLSGRGLSLGTTSQGALRTESWSVKQTGEGVTQIGSLSGPSMTPDLKQLLISAIPNIEWCEPILPFLWQKLAINAAINPLTAIENCSNGALAAEKYRQQICDIVEEIVDVALATGVHLDKISLTKRVFNVIGLTRANFSSMHQDVVNQRRTEIDNINGYVVERAKEYGLTAEVNETLLKQVQQLESGYLT, encoded by the coding sequence ATGCCTGCAGATAAACCAGCGATGAGCAACAAATCAACACACATAGCCATACTTGGCGCTGGAGCCATTGGCCAACTGATTTTTCACCAGCTAGCCCCTGCTAAACAAATACCCTACTTTTTTGTCAGAGGTGAATCTAGAGACGAACAGGTATTATCTTTCTGTGCGCTATCGGGCAAAAAAAGCCAGACAATAGCCAGGCTGGTTAATCTAACTGAGGATAAAAAGCAATGTTCAGAGAGATCCGGTGAAGATAGTGTTTACTCACTCGCCGTGCAAACTCGGCTATTAATCGTTTGCGTAAAGGCATACCAGGTCAAAGCAGCACTAAAAAACCTGCTGCCACAACTGCCTACCTCCTGTCATATCCTACTGCTGCACAATGGTATGGGACCACACCTTGAAATAGCCCCTATGCTTTCGGGTCGAGGCTTGAGTTTAGGCACGACCTCTCAAGGTGCGCTCAGAACCGAAAGCTGGTCAGTGAAACAAACAGGGGAAGGTGTCACGCAAATAGGTAGCTTAAGTGGACCATCAATGACGCCGGACTTAAAGCAGTTGTTAATAAGTGCAATTCCAAATATTGAATGGTGTGAGCCAATTTTGCCTTTTCTTTGGCAAAAGCTGGCGATTAATGCGGCGATAAACCCGTTAACAGCCATTGAAAACTGTTCGAATGGGGCACTAGCCGCAGAAAAATATCGACAGCAGATCTGCGATATTGTCGAAGAAATCGTTGATGTGGCATTGGCAACTGGCGTTCATTTGGACAAGATATCACTCACCAAGCGGGTGTTCAATGTTATTGGGCTTACCCGTGCTAACTTCTCGTCGATGCACCAAGATGTTGTTAATCAGCGACGAACTGAAATAGACAATATCAATGGCTATGTGGTCGAAAGAGCCAAGGAGTATGGATTAACAGCTGAAGTTAATGAAACCTTACTCAAGCAAGTTCAGCAGCTTGAATCTGGCTATTTAACGTAA
- a CDS encoding sodium-dependent transporter: MQREQWNSRVGFILAAVGSAIGLGNIWRFPYMAYENGGGAFFIPYLFAMLSAGIPFMIMEFSLGHRLRGAAPKVFSKLGQNYGLRLEWLGWFQVFIAAIIAIYYVAIIGWAISFFSFSFTQSWGTDTNAFFFKEYLQLGEHSPTNLGLFQMHIAIPMAIAWSITSLAIFTGVKGGIERASKIMMPLLFIMVLALIGRIIFLPGALEGLNYLFEPDFSKIFDAKVWSAAYGQIFFSLSVGFAIMLAYSSYLPDKSDINNNAFMTVLINCGFSILSGILIFGVLGYMAMEQGKALTDVVSSGVGLAFVTIPAAINLLPAPYILGPLFFLALVVAGLSSHISIIEAVTSAVMDKLHLSRKRAASLVCGIGFIVSMAFATSGGLLLLDLVDYFINNVALLASCFVELLILAWLFKIADIRDYANRISEFTVGHWFDLCLRFISPTMLAIILVKNLVNTISEGYGGYPMRDQLILGWGLIACMLVLSLFINLFSKNNDEV; this comes from the coding sequence ATGCAAAGAGAGCAGTGGAACTCGCGAGTTGGCTTTATCCTCGCAGCGGTAGGCTCAGCGATCGGTTTAGGTAATATCTGGCGCTTTCCCTATATGGCCTATGAAAATGGCGGTGGCGCTTTTTTTATTCCTTATCTGTTTGCCATGCTCTCTGCTGGTATTCCTTTTATGATCATGGAGTTTAGTTTAGGCCATAGGCTCAGGGGCGCAGCACCAAAAGTCTTCTCCAAGCTTGGACAAAATTACGGGCTTAGGCTGGAGTGGTTAGGCTGGTTTCAGGTCTTTATTGCAGCCATTATTGCTATTTATTATGTTGCGATTATCGGCTGGGCGATATCATTTTTTAGCTTTTCCTTCACTCAAAGTTGGGGCACGGATACCAATGCCTTCTTTTTCAAAGAGTATCTACAACTTGGCGAGCACTCACCAACAAATTTAGGCCTGTTCCAAATGCATATTGCCATCCCAATGGCTATTGCTTGGTCAATCACTTCCCTTGCCATTTTCACCGGGGTTAAGGGAGGTATTGAGCGTGCAAGCAAGATAATGATGCCTTTACTCTTTATTATGGTCTTGGCACTGATTGGTCGAATTATCTTTCTTCCAGGAGCCTTAGAAGGCCTGAATTATCTATTTGAACCAGATTTCAGCAAGATTTTTGATGCAAAAGTATGGTCAGCAGCCTACGGACAAATTTTCTTCAGCTTAAGCGTCGGCTTCGCCATCATGCTCGCTTATTCGAGTTACCTACCAGATAAATCAGACATTAATAACAATGCCTTTATGACTGTGCTGATAAATTGCGGCTTCTCCATTTTATCCGGAATACTCATCTTTGGCGTGCTCGGTTACATGGCCATGGAGCAAGGTAAGGCATTAACCGATGTCGTATCATCTGGGGTCGGGCTGGCTTTTGTGACCATTCCTGCTGCGATCAATTTGCTGCCAGCACCTTATATATTAGGACCGCTTTTCTTTCTAGCGCTCGTCGTTGCAGGCTTAAGCTCACATATTTCAATTATTGAAGCTGTTACATCTGCAGTGATGGATAAACTACATTTATCTCGAAAACGAGCAGCTAGTTTAGTCTGTGGCATCGGTTTTATTGTATCTATGGCCTTTGCTACCAGTGGTGGGCTATTGCTGCTCGACTTAGTTGATTATTTTATTAATAACGTCGCCTTATTGGCTAGTTGCTTTGTCGAACTGCTCATACTCGCCTGGCTATTTAAAATTGCAGATATCAGAGATTACGCGAATCGAATATCTGAATTCACAGTAGGCCATTGGTTCGACCTCTGTTTACGATTTATCAGCCCCACTATGCTCGCCATTATTTTGGTAAAAAACTTAGTTAACACAATATCTGAAGGCTACGGCGGTTACCCTATGCGTGATCAGCTAATTCTTGGTTGGGGGCTTATTGCTTGCATGCTTGTGTTGTCACTATTCATTAACCTGTTTAGCAAAAATAACGATGAAGTCTAG
- a CDS encoding methionine/alanine import family NSS transporter small subunit, giving the protein MSISAIIMMSLALLITWGGAALCIKIAMKKNKKNKHE; this is encoded by the coding sequence ATGAGTATTTCTGCCATTATCATGATGAGCTTAGCCCTGTTGATCACATGGGGAGGCGCAGCCCTTTGTATAAAAATAGCCATGAAAAAAAACAAGAAAAATAAGCACGAATAA
- a CDS encoding LysR family transcriptional regulator: protein MDVKVFKTFLEVAKTRHFGRAAENLYITQAATSARIKQLESFFGTSLFIRDRNNIKLTSSGERLVAYADIMVNTLEQAKNELALSDTKSMQLILAGTPNIWDAYLQRSLSLITNAFSGCGFQAEALSREQLNRNLIERTLDIAFSFDPLKSDELQSKVVTEMSLLLVSTQDCDVMTALSDNYVYIDWGTRFASEHASRHNKAPAPFLRTSTGRIALDFILDNTGAAYLPSTLVSSQLATKQLFIVEGAELWQRPIYINYRKNAVSMEAIARVEALLQQVECD, encoded by the coding sequence ATGGACGTAAAAGTATTTAAAACGTTTTTAGAGGTGGCTAAAACCCGACATTTTGGCCGTGCTGCTGAAAACCTCTATATCACCCAAGCTGCGACGAGTGCCAGAATTAAACAGCTTGAATCTTTCTTCGGCACAAGTCTGTTTATTCGAGATAGAAATAACATCAAATTGACCAGTTCTGGCGAGCGTTTAGTTGCTTACGCCGACATTATGGTTAATACACTCGAGCAAGCTAAGAATGAACTGGCTTTGAGCGATACTAAGTCAATGCAGCTCATTCTGGCGGGAACACCTAATATTTGGGATGCGTACCTGCAGCGTAGTTTAAGTCTGATAACGAATGCATTTTCCGGTTGTGGTTTTCAAGCCGAGGCGCTGAGTCGTGAGCAATTAAATCGTAACTTGATAGAGCGTACCTTAGATATTGCTTTCTCGTTCGATCCGTTAAAGTCCGATGAGTTACAAAGTAAAGTGGTGACTGAGATGTCGCTGCTGCTAGTTTCTACACAAGATTGCGATGTAATGACGGCACTATCAGATAACTATGTATATATTGATTGGGGAACACGCTTCGCATCTGAGCACGCTAGTCGTCACAATAAAGCTCCGGCACCTTTCTTGAGGACATCAACGGGAAGAATTGCACTGGATTTTATTTTGGATAACACAGGTGCTGCTTACTTACCCTCAACTTTAGTTTCGTCTCAGCTTGCTACAAAGCAGCTGTTTATCGTTGAAGGAGCAGAGTTATGGCAAAGGCCTATCTATATCAATTACCGTAAGAATGCGGTCTCTATGGAGGCGATAGCTAGAGTTGAGGCATTACTGCAACAAGTTGAGTGTGATTAA
- a CDS encoding DUF413 domain-containing protein, which yields MSEESFRFGQKSFTDDINFSRGFRKSGDFTLLEAEVLSLYGETMLSLEAGILEPLTLEENNFVRMLKQPQKAKTKLELVWIKYIKLTREPRRFHSLHSLHSLHSTSHKPKAEKTPVPVLAVESLQLLHA from the coding sequence ATGTCTGAAGAATCATTTCGCTTTGGTCAAAAGTCATTTACTGATGATATTAACTTTTCAAGAGGTTTTAGAAAGTCGGGGGATTTCACTCTGCTAGAAGCTGAGGTGCTAAGCCTATACGGCGAGACCATGCTTTCCCTTGAAGCCGGTATTTTAGAGCCATTAACCCTAGAGGAAAACAACTTTGTAAGAATGCTTAAACAGCCTCAAAAGGCAAAGACAAAATTGGAATTGGTTTGGATTAAGTACATAAAACTGACTCGTGAACCTAGACGCTTTCATAGCTTACATAGCTTACATAGCTTACATAGCACTAGCCATAAGCCTAAAGCAGAGAAAACTCCAGTACCAGTACTGGCAGTAGAAAGCCTTCAATTGCTGCACGCTTAA
- a CDS encoding phosphatase PAP2 family protein — MHQSFHLQSKNWRLPMLGYGLMLVLIIISVNFWDRVIADMMHAQNYSGTLLKLLSQVPALLEVIAAAFILSLLIKSYRDRFTQLCIDLIAILLIASLVRIGAKAIFGRTWPETWIYTESGNNPSWIANGVEGFHPFASGLAYNSFPSGHALFTFALATVFWSYFPRLGLFWLACMVGVFIGQLGQNYHFFGDLLAGSTLGVFIAHMVIITTQKLRTAEHNASKAD; from the coding sequence TTGCATCAATCCTTTCATCTGCAATCTAAAAATTGGCGTTTACCCATGCTTGGCTATGGTCTGATGTTAGTCTTGATTATTATCAGTGTAAACTTCTGGGATCGAGTCATTGCAGACATGATGCATGCTCAAAACTATTCTGGCACCTTGCTAAAGCTTCTCAGTCAAGTCCCTGCTTTACTCGAAGTGATAGCCGCCGCCTTTATCCTTAGCCTGTTAATAAAATCTTATCGTGACCGATTTACTCAGTTATGCATCGACTTGATAGCGATATTGCTCATTGCCAGCTTAGTGAGAATTGGCGCTAAAGCCATTTTTGGCCGAACTTGGCCTGAAACTTGGATTTACACCGAATCGGGCAATAATCCATCCTGGATAGCTAATGGTGTGGAAGGCTTCCATCCCTTTGCGTCAGGATTGGCCTATAACTCTTTCCCTTCTGGTCATGCCCTGTTTACTTTCGCACTCGCCACTGTTTTTTGGAGCTATTTTCCCCGCTTAGGACTTTTTTGGCTTGCCTGTATGGTCGGTGTTTTTATCGGACAGCTTGGTCAGAATTATCACTTTTTTGGCGATTTACTCGCCGGATCAACATTAGGAGTATTTATTGCCCATATGGTAATTATTACAACTCAAAAACTGCGAACTGCAGAGCACAATGCTTCCAAAGCAGATTAA